In a genomic window of Sarcophilus harrisii chromosome 4, mSarHar1.11, whole genome shotgun sequence:
- the GJA1 gene encoding gap junction alpha-1 protein — MGDWSALGKLLDKVQAYSTAGGKVWLSVLFIFRILLLGTAVESAWGDEQSAFRCNTQQPGCENVCYDKSFPISHVRFWVLQIIFVSVPTLLYLAHVFYVMRKEEKLNKKEEELKVAQTDGANVDMHLKQIEIKKFKYGIEEHGKVKMRGGLLRTYIISILFKSVFEVAFLLIQWYIYGFSLNAVYTCKRDPCPHQVDCFLSRPTEKTIFIIFMLVVSLVSLALNIIELFYVFFKGVKDRVKGKSDPYHAPAGPLSPSKDCGSPKYAYFNGCSSPTAPLSPMSPPGYKLVTGDRNNSSCRNYNKQASEQNWANYSAEQNRMGQAGSTISNSHAQPFDFPDDNQNSKKLAAGHELQPLAIVDQRPSSRASSRASSRPRPDDLEI, encoded by the coding sequence ATGGGGGATTGGAGTGCCTTAGGCAAACTCCTCGACAAAGTTCAAGCCTATTCTACTGCTGGAGGGAAAGTGTGGCTCTCTGTCCTCTTCATTTTCCGAATCTTGCTGTTGGGAACTGCAGTTGAATCAGCCTGGGGAGATGAACAGTCTGCTTTTCGATGTAATACTCAGCAACCAGGTTGTGAAAATGTATGTTATGATAAATCCTTTCCAATCTCTCATGTGCGTTTTTGGGTTCTGCAAATCATCTTTGTGTCTGTGCCAACTCTTTTGTACCTGGCTCACGTGTTCTATGTAATGCGAAAAGAAGAGAAGCTGAACAAGAAAGAGGAGGAGCTGAAAGTCGCTCAAACTGATGGTGCCAATGTGGATATGCACTTGAAAcaaattgaaataaagaaattcaaatatggAATTGAAGAACATGGCAAAGTGAAAATGCGTGGAGGGTTGCTCCGGACATACATCATCAGCATCCTTTTTAAGTCTGTTTTTGAGGTGGCCTTCCTACTGATTCAATGGTACATCTATGGCTTCAGCCTGAATGCTGTCTATACTTGCAAGAGAGATCCCTGCCCTCATCAAGTGGATTGTTTCCTCTCCCGTCCCACAGAGAAAACCATCTTCATTATCTTCATGTTGGTTGTGTCTTTGGTATCCCTTGCCTTAAATATCATTGAGCTGTTCTATGTGTTCTTTAAGGGTGTCAAGGATCGCGTGAAGGGAAAAAGTGACCCTTACCACGCTCCAGCTGGCCCACTGAGTCCCAGCAAAGATTGTGGATCTCCCAAATATGCTTATTTCAATGGCTGTTCTTCCCCAACTGCTCCCTTGTCACCAATGTCTCCTCCAGGGTATAAGCTTGTTACTGGAGATCGAAACAATTCTTCTTGCCGTAATTACAATAAGCAAGCCAGTGAGCAAAACTGGGCCAATTATAGTGCTGAGCAGAATAGAATGGGCCAGGCTGGAAGCACCATCTCTAATTCACATGCCCAGCCTTTTGATTTTCCAGATGATAACCAGAATTCAAAAAAACTAGCAGCAGGGCATGAGCTACAACCACTTGCCATTGTGGACCAAAGGCCTTCCAGTAGAGCCAGCAGCAGGGCCAGCAGCAGACCTCGGCCTGATGATCTGGAGATCTAA